The following proteins are co-located in the Gordonia polyisoprenivorans genome:
- a CDS encoding isochorismate synthase, translating into MSGEPVGDEGTGPAPFVLSRPHGAVRAEGVARRFTAVSDAAEALRSGAVASVVGALPFDPADPAALFAPERLHREQALGGRAPLRHSLTHFVEIPNAATHRERVRRAVAAIDAGDLDKVVLARTVGAVLDSPVEIGELLEALAHGNSERNAFVVDTGHSWLLGASPELLLHKSGREVTCHPYAGSAPRSSDPEADREAREKLAASDKDHREHAFVVEHLRERLAPISDELSVATRPQLLSTGEMWHLATPIRARLTDPDVGALDLALALSPTPAVCGTPTDAAAQFIRDHEEPRGLYAGAVGWADAHGDGEWMVTIRCLELDADRQTFRTWAGGGIVADSDPEAELAETTDKLLTVLRALGIDNR; encoded by the coding sequence GTGAGCGGCGAACCTGTGGGAGATGAGGGAACGGGGCCTGCCCCGTTCGTGTTGTCGCGTCCGCACGGAGCGGTTCGGGCCGAGGGCGTTGCGCGACGGTTCACCGCGGTCTCCGACGCCGCCGAGGCACTGCGATCCGGTGCGGTGGCGTCGGTGGTCGGCGCACTCCCGTTCGACCCCGCCGATCCGGCCGCGCTGTTCGCACCCGAGCGATTGCATCGGGAACAGGCGCTCGGTGGGCGCGCCCCCCTCCGTCATTCACTGACCCACTTCGTCGAGATCCCCAACGCCGCCACACATCGGGAGCGGGTGCGCCGGGCGGTGGCCGCCATCGATGCCGGCGACCTCGACAAGGTGGTGCTCGCGAGAACCGTTGGTGCGGTGCTTGATTCACCGGTCGAGATCGGCGAGCTCCTCGAGGCGCTGGCGCACGGCAATTCCGAACGCAATGCGTTCGTGGTCGACACCGGCCACTCGTGGCTGCTCGGCGCGAGCCCGGAGTTGTTGCTGCACAAGAGCGGCCGCGAGGTCACCTGTCATCCGTATGCCGGTTCGGCTCCTCGCTCGTCGGACCCGGAAGCCGATCGCGAAGCCCGGGAGAAACTCGCCGCGTCGGACAAGGATCATCGCGAGCACGCGTTTGTCGTCGAGCATCTGCGTGAACGGTTGGCGCCGATCAGCGACGAACTCTCTGTCGCGACCCGACCTCAGTTGCTTTCCACCGGCGAGATGTGGCATCTGGCCACACCGATTCGCGCCCGGCTCACCGATCCGGATGTCGGCGCGCTCGACCTGGCCCTCGCCCTGAGCCCCACCCCCGCGGTGTGCGGAACACCGACCGACGCTGCGGCACAGTTCATCCGGGATCACGAGGAACCCCGTGGACTCTACGCCGGCGCCGTCGGCTGGGCCGACGCACACGGCGACGGCGAGTGGATGGTCACCATCCGTTGCCTCGAACTCGACGCCGACCGACAAACCTTTCGCACGTGGGCCGGCGGCGGCATCGTCGCCGACTCCGATCCCGAAGCCGAACTCGCCGAGACCACCGACAAACTGCTGACGGTATTGCGGGCGTTGGGAATCGACAACCGCTGA
- a CDS encoding HNH endonuclease, with protein MIESTTVLDAQTVDAEAIFATIVTQLSDLQWNPDMTGPQAFGAMKQVLLLRNLVDHHATSLTGELDRLEVADHKTTRLRELLISMGFAPSVAGRYVRISATTDVELLLAHAADGSISSEHTDAIVRGLGHIDTRSPEPLDTVQRCEYLRKLLSHCFAGFTPAEINLYARQLGNELAADTPGGLPAAEDKNINSYTDRITDDGRLEISANLDIIAGEKTRTLMETLSAPKPQPDGSPDPRTPEQICAAAFETIVELAAQGLADTTFSAKPTNGLLWTWSADNPGLGGDLQNMGPITEATAKMLSCDTTITKIILNSDGVPLDVGLKERLFTPGQRKALVVRDRGCIKCGAHAGRCQGHHVRHWADGGPTDLDNGCLLCTSCHDDVHHHGWDIIMGFDRHPWLIPPASIDPQRRPVPSYHRRTMRLDDAAA; from the coding sequence ATGATCGAATCCACTACAGTCCTTGACGCGCAAACCGTTGACGCCGAAGCAATCTTCGCCACCATCGTCACCCAACTCAGCGACCTGCAATGGAATCCCGACATGACCGGACCCCAAGCCTTCGGCGCCATGAAACAAGTCCTACTGTTGCGCAATCTGGTCGATCACCACGCCACGTCGCTCACCGGCGAACTGGATCGGTTAGAGGTGGCCGACCACAAAACCACCCGACTTCGAGAATTGTTGATCAGCATGGGCTTCGCGCCCTCGGTCGCAGGTCGATATGTGCGGATCTCGGCCACCACCGATGTGGAACTCTTGCTCGCGCATGCCGCTGACGGCTCCATCTCGTCGGAGCACACCGACGCCATCGTCCGCGGGCTGGGCCACATCGACACCCGCTCCCCCGAACCTTTGGACACCGTCCAACGGTGTGAATACCTGCGGAAACTGCTGTCGCACTGCTTCGCCGGATTCACCCCCGCCGAGATCAACCTCTACGCGCGGCAACTCGGAAACGAATTGGCGGCCGACACACCGGGCGGGTTACCTGCCGCCGAGGACAAGAACATCAACTCCTACACCGACCGCATCACCGACGACGGCCGGCTGGAGATCTCAGCGAACCTCGACATCATCGCCGGCGAGAAAACCCGCACCCTGATGGAAACCCTGTCGGCGCCCAAGCCTCAACCTGATGGGTCCCCCGATCCGCGCACGCCTGAGCAGATCTGCGCCGCCGCGTTCGAAACGATCGTGGAGTTGGCGGCACAAGGACTAGCGGACACCACCTTCTCGGCGAAACCGACCAACGGGTTGTTGTGGACGTGGTCGGCGGACAACCCCGGGCTCGGCGGGGACCTGCAGAACATGGGTCCGATCACCGAAGCCACCGCAAAAATGCTGTCGTGTGACACCACGATCACCAAGATCATTCTCAATTCCGACGGTGTACCCCTCGACGTCGGACTCAAAGAGCGCTTGTTCACCCCTGGCCAACGCAAAGCGTTGGTGGTGCGGGATCGTGGTTGTATCAAATGCGGTGCCCACGCCGGACGCTGCCAGGGACACCACGTGCGGCACTGGGCCGATGGTGGTCCCACCGACCTGGACAACGGATGCCTCCTGTGCACCAGCTGTCATGACGATGTCCACCACCACGGCTGGGACATCATCATGGGCTTCGACCGACACCCCTGGCTGATCCCACCCGCCAGCATCGACCCGCAACGACGACCAGTGCCGTCGTATCACCGACGCACTATGCGACTCGACGACGCCGCAGCCTGA
- a CDS encoding O-succinylhomoserine sulfhydrylase, protein MSRGLPEGVSAETLSVRGGLDRSGFFETSEALYLTSGYVYDSAEAAERAFTGEDERFVYSRYGNPTVEMFQERLRLIEGAEACFATASGMAAVFVSLGALLKAGDRLVAARSLFGSCFVVANEILPRWGVHTDFVDGEDLEQWEQALSTPADAVFFETPSNPMQSLVDVAKVSELAHAAGAKVVLDNVFATPLLQQGLDLGADVIVYSGTKHIDGQGRVMGGAVLGTKEYIDGPVQTLMRHTGPALSPFNAWTLLKGLETLKLRVDASVASALRIAEFLDADPRVRWTKYPFLTSHPQYELATAQMSGGGTVVTFELNDRDGIDGKKRAFEVLNALRVIDISNNLGDSKSLITHPATTTHRAMGPDGRAAIGLSDSVVRLSVGLEGIDDLLTDLDQALG, encoded by the coding sequence GTGAGCCGAGGTCTGCCGGAGGGGGTTTCGGCCGAGACACTCTCGGTCCGGGGCGGGCTCGATCGGTCGGGTTTCTTCGAGACTTCCGAGGCGCTGTATCTGACGAGTGGTTATGTCTACGACTCGGCCGAGGCCGCCGAGCGTGCGTTCACCGGTGAGGACGAGCGCTTCGTCTACTCGCGGTACGGCAATCCGACCGTCGAGATGTTCCAGGAGCGGCTGCGGCTGATCGAGGGTGCCGAGGCGTGTTTCGCCACCGCCAGCGGGATGGCCGCAGTCTTCGTGTCGTTGGGTGCGCTGCTGAAGGCCGGCGACCGATTGGTCGCCGCACGCAGTCTGTTCGGTTCGTGCTTCGTCGTCGCCAACGAGATCTTGCCCCGGTGGGGAGTGCACACCGACTTCGTCGACGGTGAAGACCTCGAGCAGTGGGAGCAGGCGTTGTCGACGCCAGCCGATGCGGTGTTCTTCGAGACCCCGTCGAATCCGATGCAGAGCCTCGTCGACGTTGCGAAGGTCTCCGAGCTCGCGCACGCTGCAGGAGCAAAGGTGGTGCTGGACAACGTGTTCGCCACCCCGCTACTGCAGCAGGGGCTGGACCTGGGGGCCGATGTCATCGTCTACTCCGGCACCAAGCACATCGACGGCCAGGGGCGGGTGATGGGCGGCGCTGTGCTCGGTACCAAGGAGTACATCGACGGGCCGGTGCAGACCCTGATGCGCCACACCGGACCTGCGCTCTCGCCGTTCAACGCGTGGACCCTCCTCAAGGGACTCGAGACGCTGAAGCTGCGCGTCGACGCCTCGGTGGCCTCGGCGCTGCGGATCGCGGAGTTCCTGGACGCCGACCCGCGCGTGCGGTGGACCAAGTACCCGTTCCTCACCTCGCACCCGCAGTACGAGCTGGCGACCGCGCAGATGTCCGGCGGTGGCACGGTGGTGACCTTCGAACTCAACGATCGCGACGGCATCGACGGCAAGAAGCGTGCCTTCGAGGTCCTCAACGCGCTGCGCGTCATCGACATCTCGAACAACCTCGGTGACTCCAAGTCGCTGATCACGCATCCGGCGACCACCACACATCGGGCCATGGGGCCGGATGGGCGCGCCGCAATCGGGTTGAGCGACTCCGTCGTTCGGCTCTCGGTGGGGCTCGAGGGGATCGATGACCTGCTGACGGATCTGGATCAGGCGCTGGGGTAG
- a CDS encoding rhodanese-like domain-containing protein, which translates to MTYAGDLTPTQAWEKLEQNPKAKLVDCRTRAEWSFVGVPDLEILGKQPLFIEWNTFPHGSPNEGFIAELRDAGIADDDEVIFLCRSGHRSIGAAEAATADGVAKAYNVVDGFEGPLDEFDHRGSKGWRALDLPWRQS; encoded by the coding sequence ATGACGTATGCCGGAGATCTGACTCCTACGCAGGCGTGGGAGAAGCTCGAGCAGAACCCCAAGGCCAAACTCGTCGACTGTCGCACTCGCGCCGAATGGTCATTCGTCGGCGTTCCTGACCTCGAAATCCTTGGCAAGCAACCGCTTTTCATCGAGTGGAACACCTTTCCCCACGGCAGCCCGAACGAGGGATTCATCGCCGAGTTGCGTGACGCGGGAATCGCCGACGACGACGAGGTGATCTTCCTCTGCCGCTCCGGGCATCGCTCGATCGGTGCCGCCGAGGCGGCCACCGCCGACGGTGTCGCCAAGGCGTACAACGTCGTCGACGGCTTCGAGGGGCCGCTCGACGAATTCGATCACCGTGGTTCCAAGGGTTGGCGTGCCCTCGACCTTCCGTGGAGGCAGTCGTGA
- a CDS encoding Rv0361 family membrane protein, which yields MAKRAAKRAEADVVPDEPVTPSWRNAWPFWVALVVVVLAAGGIALSYVFRPAEDRASDSAKVQYAINDLYTARNNVDYTAFREHTCGADLNSAGFPTQPEFATQNRQSLETNGRIVIPTISDVTVSGDRATATVHWHFDKKSDQTQTTKVAAIREDGNWKVCKP from the coding sequence ATGGCAAAACGCGCAGCCAAGCGGGCCGAGGCGGATGTCGTCCCCGACGAGCCGGTCACCCCGTCATGGCGCAACGCGTGGCCGTTCTGGGTGGCCCTCGTGGTCGTTGTTCTCGCGGCCGGCGGTATCGCGCTCTCGTACGTGTTCCGTCCGGCGGAGGACCGAGCGAGTGACTCGGCGAAGGTGCAGTACGCGATCAACGATCTCTACACCGCGCGCAACAACGTCGACTACACGGCTTTTCGTGAGCACACCTGTGGTGCCGACCTGAACTCGGCAGGGTTTCCGACGCAGCCTGAGTTCGCGACGCAGAACCGGCAATCACTGGAGACCAACGGGCGGATCGTGATTCCGACGATCAGCGACGTGACGGTGTCCGGTGACCGGGCGACCGCGACGGTACATTGGCACTTCGACAAGAAATCCGACCAGACGCAGACGACCAAGGTTGCCGCGATTCGGGAAGACGGGAACTGGAAGGTGTGCAAGCCATGA
- a CDS encoding ABC transporter substrate-binding protein has protein sequence MVPTRPARFARRHRGRRSGVAIAGLALSAAVALAGCSAPAEDSAASSAPAPEAGALPVTIEHNYGSTTISTPVTRVAAMGVGDGDTLLALGFQPVAMAPFGTPAKVRTPWTEKLLGSNEPVSLPEASQQFGNEIAKALSTNPDLITAVGAAPTKEQYDKLAAAVPTITRPANYPDWQVPWDVQATEIGRAVGLPRKATETINATKKHVADLAAAHPQLKGKTAVAVTASPDGTISIFGPGDGREQILESYGLTFPEGLKSAVTSGFYGSISAENIGMLNQADVVVVLDWQGANDQLRKNANWTGQPFVTGGRTTYINQEVGTAMGVPTVLSIPWIADQSIAQIADAAGHAS, from the coding sequence ATGGTGCCCACCCGACCGGCCCGATTCGCTCGCCGACATCGAGGCCGACGCTCCGGCGTCGCGATCGCCGGGCTGGCACTCAGCGCGGCGGTGGCGCTGGCGGGCTGTAGCGCTCCCGCCGAGGATTCCGCGGCGTCGAGTGCACCTGCGCCCGAGGCCGGAGCGCTGCCGGTCACCATCGAGCACAACTACGGCTCGACCACCATCTCCACTCCGGTGACCCGCGTCGCCGCGATGGGGGTGGGCGACGGCGACACCCTGCTCGCGCTCGGCTTCCAGCCGGTCGCCATGGCCCCGTTCGGTACGCCGGCGAAGGTCCGGACCCCATGGACGGAGAAGCTGCTCGGCTCCAACGAGCCGGTGTCGCTACCCGAGGCCTCACAGCAATTCGGCAACGAGATCGCCAAGGCGCTGTCCACGAATCCCGATCTGATCACCGCCGTCGGCGCCGCGCCCACCAAGGAGCAGTACGACAAGCTCGCCGCCGCGGTCCCTACCATCACCCGGCCCGCGAACTACCCGGATTGGCAGGTGCCGTGGGACGTGCAGGCCACCGAGATCGGGCGGGCCGTCGGCCTCCCACGCAAGGCCACCGAGACGATCAACGCGACCAAGAAGCACGTCGCCGACCTGGCCGCAGCGCATCCGCAGCTCAAGGGCAAAACCGCGGTCGCGGTGACCGCCTCGCCGGACGGCACCATCTCGATCTTCGGGCCCGGCGACGGCCGCGAGCAGATTCTGGAAAGCTACGGGCTGACCTTCCCCGAGGGCTTGAAGTCCGCGGTGACCAGCGGGTTCTACGGTTCGATCTCGGCAGAGAACATCGGCATGCTGAACCAGGCCGACGTCGTCGTCGTCCTCGACTGGCAGGGTGCCAACGACCAACTCCGCAAGAACGCCAACTGGACCGGCCAGCCGTTCGTCACCGGTGGTCGCACCACCTACATCAACCAGGAGGTCGGGACCGCGATGGGCGTGCCGACCGTGCTCTCCATCCCCTGGATCGCCGACCAATCGATCGCACAGATCGCCGACGCGGCGGGCCACGCGAGCTGA
- a CDS encoding FAD-dependent oxidoreductase, with the protein MTDQARPLRVAIVGAGPAGIYAADALMKSDTAKDRGVSIDLYERMPAPFGLIRYGVAPDHPRIKGIITALHKVLDKPQVRLLGNIDYGTDITLDELKSHYDAVIFSTGATDDRALQIPGVDLERSYGAAQFVAWYDGHPDFPREWPLEEEKVAVIGVGNVALDVARVLAKTGDELLPTEIPDNVYQGLKNNKALEVHVFGRRGPAQAKFTPLELKELDHSPNIEVVVNPEDIDYDEGSAVARRGSKITDQVATIIENYAIRDPKQGAIHKLFLHFFESPTEILGEDGKVVGLRTERTQLDGTGNVKPTGKFTDWDVTAVYRAVGYLSDNLPQIPFDSQAGVIPNEAGRVFDEGAHLTGLYTTGWVKRGPVGLIGHTKGDANETVDCIIEDMTNGALLDPAHPAEDAVIELLESKSIPFTTWDGWYRLDEHERSLGAEQGRERVKVVEREDMLAASEPHKVQKA; encoded by the coding sequence ATGACCGATCAAGCTCGCCCGCTGCGCGTTGCCATCGTCGGCGCGGGTCCCGCCGGGATCTACGCCGCCGACGCCCTGATGAAGTCCGACACCGCCAAGGACCGCGGCGTGTCCATCGACCTCTACGAGCGCATGCCCGCGCCCTTCGGCCTCATCCGGTACGGCGTCGCACCCGACCATCCCCGCATCAAGGGCATCATCACCGCCCTGCACAAGGTCCTCGACAAGCCGCAGGTCCGCCTGCTCGGCAACATCGACTACGGCACCGACATCACCCTCGACGAGCTCAAGTCGCACTACGACGCGGTGATCTTCTCCACCGGCGCCACCGACGACCGCGCTCTGCAGATCCCCGGCGTCGACCTCGAACGCTCCTACGGCGCAGCACAATTCGTCGCCTGGTACGACGGACACCCCGACTTCCCGCGCGAATGGCCGCTCGAAGAGGAGAAAGTCGCCGTCATCGGCGTCGGCAACGTCGCGCTCGACGTGGCACGCGTACTCGCCAAGACCGGCGACGAACTACTGCCCACCGAGATCCCCGACAACGTCTACCAGGGCCTCAAGAACAACAAGGCCCTCGAGGTCCACGTCTTCGGTCGTCGCGGACCCGCCCAGGCAAAGTTCACCCCCCTCGAACTCAAGGAACTCGACCACTCGCCGAACATCGAGGTCGTCGTGAACCCCGAGGACATCGACTACGACGAGGGCTCCGCCGTCGCGCGCCGCGGATCGAAGATCACCGACCAGGTCGCCACGATCATCGAGAACTACGCGATCCGCGACCCCAAGCAGGGCGCCATCCACAAGCTGTTCCTGCACTTCTTCGAAAGCCCCACCGAGATCCTCGGCGAGGACGGCAAGGTCGTCGGCCTGCGCACCGAGCGCACCCAGCTCGACGGCACCGGCAACGTCAAGCCGACCGGCAAGTTCACCGATTGGGACGTCACCGCGGTCTACCGGGCCGTCGGCTACCTCTCGGACAACCTGCCGCAGATCCCGTTCGACAGCCAGGCCGGCGTCATCCCCAACGAGGCCGGACGCGTCTTCGACGAAGGCGCCCACCTGACCGGGCTCTACACCACCGGGTGGGTCAAACGCGGGCCCGTCGGACTCATCGGACACACCAAGGGCGACGCCAACGAGACCGTCGACTGCATCATCGAGGACATGACCAACGGCGCGCTGCTCGATCCCGCCCACCCCGCCGAGGACGCCGTCATCGAGCTGCTCGAGTCCAAGAGCATCCCGTTCACCACCTGGGACGGCTGGTACCGACTCGACGAGCACGAGCGTTCCCTGGGCGCCGAACAGGGCCGCGAACGCGTCAAGGTCGTCGAGCGTGAGGACATGCTCGCCGCCTCCGAGCCGCACAAGGTTCAGAAGGCCTGA
- a CDS encoding FecCD family ABC transporter permease, with translation MRRLTGLLLILAVLVVATIGSVLIGTREMPLTATWDSFTAGCSQIWQALIHLHMPRIDKSSDTAGIVWDLRVPRTVLGLIVGLAIGAAGAITQGHTRNPIADPGLLGVNAGAACAVVGGVYLFGISSPLAYMAFGLGGAIIASALVFGIAALTGTGPITLVLAGTGLSAMLVAITSAIVLSDTQSLDAWRFWSVGSTAGRSIDIFWAALPFIGIGLGLALASGFFLNILSLGDDMTKALGSRVLVIRGVGILGITLLIGAATAACGPIVFLGLVVPHIARAITGADYRWIIPYSALIGAALLLVCDIIGRVVARPGEIQVGVVLAFVGAPFLIAMVRRTKLTSV, from the coding sequence GTGCGACGCCTCACCGGACTACTGCTGATCCTCGCGGTGCTCGTGGTCGCCACCATCGGCTCGGTGTTGATCGGCACGAGAGAGATGCCGCTGACCGCCACCTGGGATTCCTTCACCGCAGGCTGCTCGCAGATCTGGCAAGCCCTGATCCACCTGCACATGCCACGGATCGACAAGTCCTCCGACACCGCGGGCATCGTCTGGGACCTGCGCGTACCCCGTACCGTGCTCGGTCTCATCGTGGGCCTGGCGATCGGGGCGGCCGGCGCGATCACCCAGGGCCACACCCGCAACCCCATCGCCGACCCCGGGCTGCTCGGCGTCAACGCCGGGGCCGCCTGCGCGGTCGTCGGCGGCGTCTATCTCTTCGGTATCTCCTCTCCGCTGGCCTACATGGCTTTCGGGCTCGGCGGTGCAATCATCGCCTCGGCCCTCGTCTTCGGGATCGCGGCACTGACCGGGACGGGTCCGATCACCCTCGTGCTCGCAGGCACCGGGCTGTCGGCGATGCTCGTGGCGATCACCTCGGCGATCGTGCTCAGCGATACCCAATCGCTCGACGCGTGGCGTTTCTGGAGCGTCGGTTCGACGGCCGGCCGCAGCATCGACATCTTCTGGGCCGCGTTGCCGTTCATCGGGATCGGTCTGGGGCTGGCGCTGGCGTCGGGGTTCTTCCTCAACATCCTGAGCCTCGGCGACGACATGACCAAGGCGCTGGGCAGCCGCGTGCTGGTGATCCGCGGTGTCGGCATCCTCGGGATCACCCTGCTGATCGGAGCGGCGACCGCTGCCTGCGGACCCATCGTCTTCCTCGGTCTGGTGGTGCCGCACATCGCGCGCGCGATCACCGGCGCCGACTATCGCTGGATCATCCCGTACTCGGCGCTCATCGGCGCCGCACTGCTACTGGTGTGCGACATCATCGGTCGCGTCGTCGCCCGGCCCGGCGAGATCCAGGTCGGCGTCGTGCTGGCCTTCGTCGGGGCGCCGTTCCTGATCGCCATGGTCCGCCGAACGAAGTTGACGAGCGTATGA
- a CDS encoding FecCD family ABC transporter permease yields the protein MSSDTAAATAADDRPGRDSRRIVRVGPTSWVWRPRMVIAVTTSLLIAFVLFLMSVTISDYPVTPIDVMRILLGGGTRIENVVILDDAVPRALVSVLVGFALGMSGSLTQLIAQNPLATPDMLGITAGASVAAVSAIAFGTGWGAGLAQLGVPASALIGGLATAVVMYLLAWPGRKANHAINPLRLVLIGVGITWVLQAATSYLLTRAEIRDVGRAQTWLVGSVANTSWSSVWPVAIAVVLAVVAVGVLARQIDAMSLGTDLARSLGVRTMAVSSAILLIAVIVAALAVSAAGPIAFVALLAPQIAMRLTGSAIPTPVASGAIGAILVVGGDILCRTVLPSGLPVGIVTAALGGPFLIYLMVSISRKATV from the coding sequence ATGAGTTCCGACACCGCCGCCGCGACGGCCGCCGACGACCGCCCGGGTCGCGACTCGCGCCGCATCGTGCGCGTCGGGCCTACGTCGTGGGTGTGGCGTCCGCGCATGGTGATCGCGGTGACCACCTCACTGCTGATCGCCTTCGTCCTGTTCCTGATGAGCGTCACCATCAGCGACTACCCGGTGACACCGATCGACGTGATGCGCATCCTGCTCGGTGGCGGTACCCGCATCGAGAACGTCGTCATCCTCGACGACGCCGTGCCGCGCGCGTTGGTGTCGGTGCTGGTCGGCTTCGCGCTCGGCATGTCGGGATCGTTGACGCAGTTGATCGCCCAAAACCCGTTGGCGACTCCCGACATGCTCGGCATCACCGCCGGAGCCAGCGTCGCAGCCGTCTCGGCGATCGCCTTCGGAACCGGGTGGGGCGCCGGACTCGCCCAGCTCGGCGTGCCCGCGTCGGCCCTCATCGGCGGACTGGCCACCGCCGTGGTGATGTATCTGCTCGCCTGGCCCGGACGGAAAGCCAACCACGCCATCAATCCGCTGCGCCTGGTGCTCATCGGCGTCGGCATCACCTGGGTGCTGCAGGCCGCCACCTCCTATCTGCTCACCCGCGCCGAGATCCGCGATGTCGGCCGTGCCCAGACGTGGCTGGTGGGGTCGGTGGCCAACACCTCGTGGTCAAGTGTGTGGCCGGTCGCGATCGCGGTTGTGCTGGCCGTCGTCGCCGTCGGGGTGCTCGCCCGGCAGATCGACGCGATGAGCCTCGGCACCGATCTGGCGCGCTCGCTGGGCGTGCGGACGATGGCCGTCTCGAGCGCGATCCTGCTGATCGCGGTGATCGTTGCGGCCCTGGCGGTCTCGGCCGCCGGGCCGATCGCCTTCGTCGCACTGCTCGCCCCGCAGATCGCCATGCGCCTGACCGGCAGTGCCATCCCCACCCCGGTCGCTTCCGGGGCGATCGGTGCGATTCTCGTGGTCGGCGGTGACATCCTGTGCCGCACGGTACTGCCGTCGGGTCTGCCGGTGGGCATCGTCACCGCGGCTCTCGGCGGCCCCTTCCTGATCTATCTCATGGTCTCGATCTCCCGAAAGGCCACCGTATGA
- a CDS encoding ABC transporter ATP-binding protein: protein MSRLSARDLVVGYDDRIVIDGLDVDIPDAAITTIIGPNGCGKSTLLRCLARLLPARSGVVRLDGTDITRIKPKTVARTLGILPQNPVAPEGLTVEDLVSRGRHPYQKWYQQASAEDEAAVALALELTSTTDLADRTLDALSGGQRQRVWIALALAQGTDLLLLDEPTTYLDLAHSLEVLDLVHSLKTEHGKTVVMVLHDLNLAVRYSDSLFVMNDGQLVRHGAPDEVITAELLDDAFGLRAQVVADPVFGGPMIVPIGAHSARGMGSARGVLTEP, encoded by the coding sequence ATGAGCCGACTTTCCGCACGCGACCTCGTCGTCGGCTACGACGACCGCATCGTCATCGACGGTCTTGACGTCGACATCCCCGACGCGGCGATCACCACGATTATCGGCCCCAACGGCTGCGGCAAATCGACGCTGCTGCGGTGTCTGGCGCGGCTGCTGCCGGCCCGCTCGGGCGTCGTACGCCTCGACGGCACCGACATCACCCGGATCAAGCCGAAGACCGTCGCCCGCACCTTGGGCATCCTGCCGCAGAATCCCGTTGCGCCCGAAGGACTCACCGTCGAGGATCTGGTCAGCCGGGGCCGCCACCCCTACCAGAAGTGGTATCAGCAGGCCTCCGCCGAGGACGAGGCCGCCGTCGCACTGGCCCTGGAACTGACCTCGACGACCGACCTCGCCGATCGGACCCTCGACGCTCTCTCCGGCGGTCAGCGCCAACGGGTCTGGATCGCGCTCGCACTGGCACAGGGCACCGACCTGCTGCTGCTCGACGAGCCGACCACCTACCTCGACCTCGCGCATTCCCTCGAGGTCCTCGACCTCGTGCACTCCCTCAAGACCGAGCACGGCAAGACCGTCGTCATGGTGCTACACGACCTGAATCTCGCTGTGCGCTACAGTGATTCGCTGTTCGTCATGAATGACGGCCAACTGGTCCGGCATGGTGCACCCGACGAGGTGATCACCGCCGAACTCCTCGACGACGCCTTCGGCCTGCGCGCACAGGTGGTCGCCGACCCGGTCTTCGGTGGCCCGATGATCGTGCCGATCGGCGCGCACAGTGCGCGTGGGATGGGCAGTGCGCGCGGGGTACTCACCGAGCCGTAG
- a CDS encoding DUF456 domain-containing protein, translating into MPLYGEVIVGVCIAVGLLGIVVPVLPGTLLVAVSILVWAIIVGGWAWAVFALAVVLIGVGEIVKYVVAGRVLRRHEIPNRTIVVGGVVGIVGFFVVPVVGLFLGFIAGALVSELVRTRTAGAAWRGTVAATKAAAVTIGIELFGALLASGTWLAGAIAL; encoded by the coding sequence ATGCCCCTGTACGGCGAGGTGATCGTCGGTGTCTGTATTGCCGTGGGGCTGTTGGGGATCGTCGTCCCGGTGCTGCCCGGCACCCTGCTGGTCGCGGTGTCGATCCTGGTGTGGGCGATCATCGTCGGCGGCTGGGCCTGGGCGGTGTTCGCGCTCGCCGTGGTGCTGATCGGTGTCGGTGAGATCGTCAAATATGTTGTCGCCGGCCGTGTTCTGCGTCGGCATGAGATCCCCAACCGCACCATCGTGGTCGGCGGGGTGGTGGGAATCGTCGGCTTCTTCGTGGTGCCCGTCGTTGGGTTGTTCCTCGGATTCATTGCCGGTGCACTGGTTTCCGAGCTCGTGCGAACCCGCACGGCCGGCGCGGCGTGGCGCGGTACGGTGGCGGCGACCAAGGCGGCGGCGGTGACGATCGGAATCGAGTTGTTCGGCGCGTTGCTCGCGTCGGGGACCTGGCTGGCCGGGGCGATCGCCCTGTGA